In Deltaproteobacteria bacterium, one genomic interval encodes:
- a CDS encoding acyl-CoA dehydrogenase family protein, with product MKHPMFSEEHELFRDAVRKFVDKELAPHAEEWEEAEEFPNSVFTRMGELGFLGLRYPEEYGGQNGDFLFSVILAEELGRCGIGSIGMAVAVQSEMATPPIFKFGTEEQKTKYLLPANQGKKIASLGITEPNAGSDVASIQTTAKRDGDHWVINGRKIFITNGVRADFITLVARTGEKKGYKGFSLFLVDKGTPGFTVTRKLDKLGMRSSDTAELLFEDCRLPADALLGEEGKGFYHIMWELQGERIMAAANAVARAQMAFELALKYSKERVQFGKPLAHFQVTRHRLADMATEMEAARHLTYYCAWLFQNGEYPVKEISMAKLFAAQIANRVADAALQIHGGYGYMMEYPIQRYWRDIRLSRIGGGTDEIMKEVIANELLGKIKD from the coding sequence ATGAAACATCCGATGTTTTCCGAAGAGCATGAATTATTCCGGGATGCGGTGCGCAAATTTGTGGACAAGGAGTTAGCCCCCCATGCCGAAGAGTGGGAGGAAGCTGAAGAATTTCCCAACAGCGTTTTCACTCGTATGGGCGAGTTGGGTTTTCTGGGCCTGCGTTACCCGGAAGAGTACGGGGGGCAGAATGGCGATTTCCTTTTTTCTGTCATTTTGGCCGAAGAGCTTGGCCGCTGTGGCATAGGTTCCATCGGCATGGCTGTGGCGGTCCAGAGCGAGATGGCCACCCCTCCAATTTTCAAGTTCGGCACCGAAGAACAGAAGACAAAATATCTCCTTCCGGCCAACCAAGGCAAGAAGATTGCCTCCCTCGGCATTACCGAACCCAACGCCGGGTCGGACGTAGCTTCGATTCAGACCACGGCCAAAAGAGACGGCGACCATTGGGTCATCAACGGCCGGAAGATTTTTATCACCAATGGCGTCCGGGCAGACTTCATCACCCTCGTAGCCAGAACCGGCGAGAAGAAAGGTTATAAGGGGTTCTCCCTGTTCCTGGTGGACAAAGGGACTCCTGGATTTACGGTTACCCGCAAATTAGATAAACTCGGCATGCGTTCCTCCGACACCGCGGAGCTTCTCTTTGAGGACTGCCGGCTGCCGGCGGATGCTCTCTTGGGGGAAGAAGGCAAAGGTTTCTACCACATCATGTGGGAACTACAAGGAGAAAGAATCATGGCCGCAGCCAATGCGGTGGCCCGGGCCCAGATGGCCTTTGAATTGGCCTTGAAATACTCTAAGGAAAGAGTTCAATTTGGCAAACCCCTGGCCCATTTTCAGGTTACCCGCCATCGCTTGGCTGACATGGCTACGGAGATGGAAGCGGCTAGACATCTAACCTATTACTGCGCCTGGCTTTTTCAAAACGGAGAATATCCGGTCAAGGAAATCTCCATGGCCAAACTCTTTGCTGCGCAAATTGCCAATCGGGTGGCCGATGCTGCCCTGCAAATCCATGGCGGCTATGGCTACATGATGGAGTACCCGATTCAGAGGTATTGGCGGGACATTCGCCTGAG